One genomic region from Prevotella sp. Rep29 encodes:
- a CDS encoding acyltransferase translates to MIKPSDSQLLNRAECNVLRGIAILGIVLHNYTHWLRPMVKENEYTFKQGNADRMAELLSQPAWYLPAQLLSFFGHYGVPIFLFLSAFGLVMKYEQKIPATPVPPTGKEESAWSFLRQHFLKLFKLMLTGFVIFVLVDGMTPRPHHYRLLDVVAQLGMFNNLLPHPERVIWPGPYWFFGLMMQLYVIYRLLLYRRSSWWVLCLMLVCTAVQMFFSPAGEELNYLRYNFVGGVLPFGLGLLFARHGRMPTQKAYYCIVLVVALLLIFLMSRQFLPWFFVPVAVCAAAIVAVKLLPAGLLGPLEWVGEISAVLFIVHPAVRKVVIPLSHQGEIYAGLLIYLIVSLVLALLVGQLLKRIPTPKSKKP, encoded by the coding sequence ATGATAAAACCGTCAGATAGTCAATTACTTAATCGTGCTGAATGTAATGTCCTGCGAGGCATTGCCATTCTGGGTATCGTTCTCCACAACTACACCCATTGGCTGCGGCCGATGGTCAAGGAGAACGAATATACGTTCAAGCAAGGCAATGCCGACCGAATGGCTGAACTGCTTTCCCAGCCCGCTTGGTACCTGCCGGCGCAGTTGCTCTCGTTCTTCGGGCATTATGGTGTGCCCATTTTCTTGTTTCTCAGTGCTTTCGGGTTGGTCATGAAGTATGAGCAGAAGATACCCGCCACTCCCGTTCCGCCAACGGGAAAGGAAGAGTCGGCATGGTCTTTCCTGCGCCAGCATTTCCTCAAACTCTTCAAACTGATGCTGACGGGATTTGTCATCTTCGTTCTTGTTGACGGCATGACACCGCGACCGCACCACTACCGCCTGTTAGACGTAGTGGCACAGTTGGGCATGTTCAACAACCTGCTGCCGCATCCCGAGCGGGTCATTTGGCCTGGTCCCTACTGGTTCTTCGGACTCATGATGCAGTTGTATGTCATTTATCGGCTGCTGTTGTATCGCCGTTCCAGTTGGTGGGTGCTCTGTTTGATGCTGGTTTGCACGGCTGTCCAGATGTTCTTTTCTCCAGCCGGTGAGGAACTGAACTATCTGCGTTACAATTTCGTGGGCGGAGTGCTTCCGTTTGGTCTCGGACTACTCTTTGCCCGACATGGACGAATGCCCACGCAGAAAGCCTATTATTGCATCGTGCTGGTGGTTGCCCTGCTCCTCATATTCCTTATGAGCAGGCAGTTCCTGCCCTGGTTTTTCGTCCCGGTTGCCGTTTGTGCGGCTGCCATTGTTGCGGTGAAATTGCTGCCGGCGGGTCTGCTCGGTCCGTTGGAGTGGGTCGGTGAAATCAGTGCCGTCCTCTTTATCGTTCATCCGGCAGTTCGTAAAGTCGTGATACCGTTGTCTCACCAAGGCGAAATCTATGCGGGACTCTTGATTTACCTCATCGTCTCGCTGGTGCTGGCATTGCTTGTCGGGCAGTTGTTGAAAAGAATCCCCACTCCTAAAAGTAAGAAACCATGA
- the nadD gene encoding nicotinate (nicotinamide) nucleotide adenylyltransferase: MKRIRTGLFGGTFNPIHVGHIGLASAILKAARLSEVWFMVTPQNPFKVSHQLLDDNLRLEMVEKALENYPRLIASDYEFRLPKPSFTWRTLQALNEDYPDRRFVLLIGADNWLSFDRWAEPEKILKACQIVIYPREGYPVDEAALPRNVRLLNTPYFHVSSTEIRQRMQEGRPIEGLVPSEIEEMVCKAYRK, from the coding sequence ATGAAACGCATACGCACAGGGCTCTTCGGGGGAACTTTCAACCCCATACATGTCGGTCATATCGGATTGGCAAGTGCCATCCTGAAAGCGGCTCGCCTGTCGGAAGTGTGGTTTATGGTGACTCCGCAAAACCCGTTTAAGGTCAGCCACCAACTGCTTGACGACAACCTGCGCCTGGAGATGGTGGAAAAGGCGTTGGAAAACTATCCCCGGCTCATTGCCAGTGACTATGAGTTCCGGTTGCCGAAGCCGTCGTTCACATGGCGCACACTGCAGGCACTCAACGAAGACTATCCCGACCGTCGTTTCGTCTTGCTCATCGGTGCCGATAATTGGTTGAGCTTCGACCGTTGGGCAGAGCCGGAGAAGATTCTCAAAGCATGTCAGATTGTGATTTATCCACGCGAAGGCTATCCGGTCGATGAGGCTGCCCTGCCACGGAATGTGCGGTTGCTCAATACACCTTATTTCCATGTCAGCAGTACGGAGATACGGCAACGCATGCAGGAGGGGCGTCCGATAGAGGGCTTGGTCCCTTCGGAGATAGAAGAGATGGTTTGTAAAGCATATCGGAAATGA
- a CDS encoding phosphoethanolamine transferase, with protein MKRFVKIAGDFFSLLFKPIYLNGGFFFFMYVLGVACGWIEAPAGYEKKMYPNTYIELFVDLYIICFLLALLPQRIRRWVRAVLYVLFYGMAFIDVFCYVKFGSLFSPSMLLLVGETTGREAGEFLGEYISLDLLSTPLVWVLVILLLHLIKSFSYKRLRSFFSRFRLNFRLSACCGVLVLGLLVYGGIVTAHNKAATWRLLSFERIGDVEHELTQSRTCARLYTPVHRLVFSLRSNQLIARQVVKLVEAKEQVTVDSCSFRTPNIVLIIGESYNRHHAGLYDYEKETTPLQSERARTDGLIPFSDVVAPWNLTSYVFKLMFSLYTVGDEGEWCDYPMFPTVFRKAGYRVTFLTNQFLPKAKEAIYDFSGGFFLNNPELSKSMFDLRNDSLHTYDEGLLSDYEQMRNSGKLAENNLIIFHLMGQHMAYKARYPRNRRVFKDYHYEHRTDLKHKDVRILSHYDNATLYNDSVVDQIIRCFEGEQAVVIYVPDHGEECYDGKLNKMGRLHQATIDARLAREEFEIPFWVWCSQRFRVAHPDVYERLQSVRNLPLMTDALPHLLLGLAGIKTPAYQERLDILSPAYDTKRPRIMKMQKDYNQLQAKRNAKNDKTVR; from the coding sequence ATGAAACGTTTCGTAAAAATAGCAGGTGACTTTTTCAGTCTGTTGTTCAAGCCCATTTATCTCAACGGCGGCTTTTTCTTCTTCATGTATGTGCTCGGTGTGGCATGTGGATGGATAGAAGCGCCGGCAGGATACGAGAAGAAGATGTATCCCAACACATACATCGAACTCTTCGTTGACCTATATATAATATGTTTTCTGCTTGCATTGCTCCCTCAGCGCATCCGCCGGTGGGTGCGTGCGGTGCTGTATGTGCTTTTCTACGGAATGGCTTTCATCGATGTATTTTGCTACGTGAAGTTCGGTTCGCTGTTCAGTCCGTCGATGCTCCTTTTGGTGGGCGAGACGACGGGTAGGGAAGCGGGTGAGTTCCTGGGCGAATATATCAGTCTCGACTTGCTCTCAACGCCACTGGTTTGGGTGTTGGTCATCCTTTTATTACACCTCATAAAAAGTTTTTCCTACAAACGGCTGCGGTCATTTTTCAGTCGTTTCCGTCTGAATTTCCGTCTGTCAGCCTGTTGCGGAGTCCTGGTACTGGGCTTGCTCGTCTATGGAGGCATCGTCACTGCGCACAACAAGGCAGCAACATGGCGGCTGTTGAGCTTCGAGCGGATAGGAGATGTGGAGCATGAGTTGACGCAGTCTCGCACTTGCGCCCGGCTTTATACTCCGGTGCATCGCCTGGTGTTCAGTCTTCGTTCGAACCAGTTGATTGCCCGTCAGGTGGTGAAATTGGTCGAGGCGAAGGAGCAGGTGACGGTGGATAGTTGTTCGTTCCGCACGCCCAATATCGTGCTGATTATCGGTGAAAGTTATAATCGCCACCATGCAGGCTTATATGACTATGAGAAGGAGACGACACCCCTTCAGAGTGAGCGCGCCCGAACGGACGGGCTTATCCCTTTCAGCGACGTGGTGGCACCGTGGAATCTGACCAGTTACGTCTTTAAGTTGATGTTTTCGCTCTATACGGTGGGCGACGAGGGCGAGTGGTGCGACTACCCGATGTTCCCGACGGTGTTCCGAAAGGCGGGCTATCGGGTGACGTTCCTCACCAACCAGTTCTTGCCGAAGGCAAAAGAAGCCATCTACGATTTCAGCGGTGGTTTCTTTCTGAACAATCCCGAGTTATCGAAGTCGATGTTCGACCTGCGCAACGACAGTCTGCACACCTACGACGAGGGACTGTTGAGCGATTATGAACAGATGCGGAACTCCGGTAAACTGGCGGAGAACAATCTGATTATCTTCCACCTGATGGGGCAGCACATGGCTTACAAGGCACGCTATCCACGCAACCGGCGCGTGTTCAAGGACTATCACTATGAGCATCGCACCGACCTCAAACACAAGGACGTGCGCATCTTGTCGCATTACGACAATGCCACGTTGTACAATGACTCCGTCGTTGACCAGATTATACGGTGCTTCGAAGGCGAACAGGCGGTCGTTATCTATGTTCCCGACCATGGCGAAGAGTGCTATGACGGCAAACTGAACAAGATGGGGCGTCTGCATCAGGCGACGATAGATGCCCGTCTGGCGCGTGAGGAGTTTGAGATTCCCTTCTGGGTGTGGTGCTCGCAGCGTTTCCGCGTCGCCCACCCCGATGTGTATGAGCGGTTGCAGAGCGTGCGGAATCTTCCGTTGATGACCGATGCCCTTCCTCATCTGCTGCTCGGTCTTGCAGGAATCAAGACACCGGCATATCAGGAGCGTTTGGACATCCTGTCGCCGGCATACGACACGAAGCGTCCACGAATCATGAAGATGCAGAAAGATTATAACCAGCTACAAGCAAAAAGAAACGCAAAGAATGATAAAACCGTCAGATAG
- the gmk gene encoding guanylate kinase produces MGKLLIFSAPSGSGKSTIVQWLMQHEDLRLAFSISCTSRPPRGTEQHGVEYFFLTPDEFKKRIENNEFLEYEEVYKDRFYGTLKSQVDLQLEAGQNVIFDVDVKGGCNIKEHYGDQALSIFIQPPSVRELRRRLEGRGTDTPEVIEDRLAKAEYEMTFAPRFDRVVVNDDLETAKAETLAIVRKFLE; encoded by the coding sequence ATGGGTAAACTATTGATTTTTAGTGCACCGTCAGGGTCGGGGAAGAGTACAATCGTTCAGTGGCTGATGCAGCATGAGGACTTGCGACTCGCGTTTTCCATCTCCTGTACCAGCCGACCGCCTCGGGGAACGGAGCAGCATGGAGTGGAATATTTCTTCCTGACGCCCGACGAGTTCAAAAAACGTATAGAGAACAATGAGTTCCTGGAATATGAAGAGGTGTATAAGGACCGCTTTTACGGAACACTCAAGTCACAGGTCGATTTGCAGTTGGAGGCGGGACAGAACGTGATTTTCGATGTCGATGTGAAGGGTGGCTGCAACATCAAGGAACATTATGGCGATCAGGCACTGAGTATATTCATCCAACCACCGTCGGTCAGAGAGCTGAGACGACGGCTTGAAGGGCGCGGAACGGACACTCCGGAGGTTATCGAAGACCGTCTCGCGAAAGCCGAATACGAGATGACGTTTGCTCCGAGATTCGACCGCGTCGTGGTGAACGATGATCTGGAGACGGCAAAGGCAGAAACGCTCGCAATCGTACGAAAATTCTTGGAATGA
- a CDS encoding DUF4290 domain-containing protein, which yields MKIEGLDYNTQRERLVLPEYGRVIQEMVDYAVGLPTKAERQRAAEGIIDVMRHSFPQGRNSEGYEQKLWDHLALMSNFRLDIDYPFDVSQALQMAKKPEAMEYPMKEIPVRHYGSILFGMFDRLKKMPAGAERDELVRVTANQMRRNLLQWSTGSAADEKVAEDLARYTDGVIQIDLDNFRFNKVPTKDSAERRRRRR from the coding sequence ATGAAGATTGAAGGTTTGGATTATAACACACAGCGTGAGCGACTGGTTTTGCCTGAATACGGACGTGTGATTCAGGAGATGGTGGACTATGCTGTCGGTCTGCCCACGAAGGCGGAGCGCCAGCGTGCCGCTGAGGGTATTATTGACGTGATGCGCCATTCGTTTCCTCAGGGCAGAAACAGCGAAGGCTATGAGCAGAAGTTGTGGGACCACTTGGCTTTAATGAGTAATTTCCGTCTGGATATTGATTACCCATTTGATGTTTCGCAGGCGTTGCAGATGGCGAAGAAGCCTGAGGCGATGGAGTATCCGATGAAAGAGATTCCCGTGCGCCATTATGGCAGCATCCTGTTTGGCATGTTCGACCGCTTGAAGAAGATGCCCGCTGGCGCTGAACGGGATGAGTTGGTGCGCGTGACTGCGAATCAGATGCGGCGCAACCTGCTGCAATGGAGTACGGGCTCGGCTGCCGACGAGAAGGTGGCTGAAGACCTGGCACGCTATACTGACGGCGTGATTCAGATAGATTTGGACAATTTTCGTTTCAACAAGGTTCCTACGAAGGACAGTGCTGAGAGACGTCGCAGAAGGAGGTAG
- a CDS encoding GtrA family protein, whose protein sequence is MFGALKKITHRLDDEQRGEVCRFLVVGVTAVAIQYGVYLLLVGRLSPAVSNTIAYLVSFLFNYAASTRYTFRVRSSARRGMGFAFSHLVNYLLQTALLAFFLWLGVSKPLAMLPVFAICVPVNFLLVRFFLKTNGR, encoded by the coding sequence ATGTTTGGTGCGCTGAAAAAGATAACGCATCGTCTGGACGATGAGCAACGGGGTGAAGTCTGCCGCTTTTTAGTGGTGGGCGTGACAGCCGTAGCCATTCAGTATGGTGTCTATCTGTTGCTGGTGGGGAGGCTCTCTCCGGCGGTGTCCAACACGATAGCCTATCTGGTGAGTTTCTTGTTCAACTATGCGGCATCCACGCGCTACACGTTTCGGGTGCGTTCGTCGGCTCGTCGCGGAATGGGTTTTGCCTTTTCACACCTTGTGAACTATCTCTTGCAGACGGCGTTGCTGGCGTTTTTCCTCTGGTTGGGCGTGAGCAAACCGCTCGCCATGCTGCCCGTGTTCGCTATTTGCGTGCCGGTGAACTTTTTGCTCGTACGGTTTTTCCTTAAAACGAATGGACGATGA
- a CDS encoding decaprenyl-phosphate phosphoribosyltransferase, translated as MKDIIRLVRPKQWLKNVFVLIPVFFGGRLSDVHDLLATAFAFVAFSFAASSIYCFNDIIDADADRRHPVKCSRPVARGAVTMRQAYMLMAQMILLALCVVLCGRYLSVFTPSQALRVGGVIVGYWLLNLAYCAWLKKYAIVDVSVIAFGFVLRVLAGGFATDIIPSRWLVLMTFLLTLFLSLAKRRDDVLRMNATGEAPRTNTIRYNLTFINQAITITASITTVCYIMYTVSPEVIARFQTEYLYLTTCFVILGLLRYIQITVVDEQSGDPTKIMLRDRFMQAVVVLWAISFAIIIYL; from the coding sequence ATGAAAGATATCATCCGTTTAGTTCGCCCGAAGCAGTGGCTGAAGAATGTGTTTGTGCTCATTCCCGTGTTTTTCGGAGGCAGACTGTCCGACGTGCACGACCTTTTGGCAACCGCTTTTGCTTTCGTGGCATTCAGTTTCGCCGCCTCTTCCATCTATTGTTTCAACGACATCATCGATGCCGATGCCGACCGTCGCCACCCCGTGAAGTGCTCACGCCCCGTCGCCAGAGGTGCTGTTACCATGCGACAAGCCTATATGCTGATGGCTCAGATGATACTGCTCGCACTTTGTGTCGTGCTCTGTGGCAGATATCTTTCCGTCTTCACCCCCTCACAAGCGCTCCGCGTGGGAGGTGTCATCGTCGGTTATTGGTTGCTCAACCTCGCCTATTGCGCGTGGCTGAAGAAATATGCCATCGTCGATGTGAGCGTTATCGCCTTCGGATTCGTGCTGCGCGTCCTTGCAGGAGGCTTTGCCACCGACATCATTCCCAGCCGGTGGCTCGTGCTCATGACCTTCCTCCTTACCCTCTTCCTGTCGCTTGCCAAGCGGCGCGACGATGTTCTTCGGATGAATGCCACGGGTGAGGCGCCGCGCACGAACACCATCCGATACAACCTCACCTTCATCAATCAGGCGATTACCATCACAGCCAGCATCACCACCGTCTGCTACATCATGTACACGGTGTCGCCGGAGGTCATTGCCCGCTTCCAGACGGAATACCTCTATCTGACGACCTGTTTCGTCATTTTGGGCTTGCTGCGGTATATACAAATCACCGTCGTCGACGAACAGAGCGGCGACCCCACGAAAATCATGCTCCGCGACCGCTTCATGCAGGCTGTTGTCGTGTTGTGGGCAATCTCCTTTGCCATTATCATATACCTGTGA
- a CDS encoding HAD family hydrolase, with product MEKKRIYAFDFDGTLTTKDTLIEFIRFARGNAALLWGLFIHSPLLVLMKFGLYPNGKAKQRLFSYFFKGVSVDEMGNFCTNFAKNAAQILRADRMNMLQEKLDEGATVVIVSASIEDWVREFFPQHPDLHVIGTQIEVVNNELTGKFSTPNCYGEEKVRRLCEHFPDRTNYHLVAFGDSRGDRELLAFADEGYLLKD from the coding sequence ATGGAAAAGAAAAGAATTTACGCATTCGATTTCGACGGGACGCTGACAACGAAGGACACGCTCATCGAATTTATCCGCTTTGCCCGCGGAAATGCTGCCCTCTTATGGGGACTCTTCATCCATAGCCCTCTGTTGGTGCTGATGAAGTTCGGACTTTATCCCAACGGGAAGGCAAAACAGCGCCTCTTTTCCTACTTCTTTAAGGGTGTTTCTGTCGATGAAATGGGCAATTTTTGCACAAATTTCGCAAAAAATGCCGCCCAGATTCTGCGTGCAGACAGGATGAATATGTTGCAGGAGAAACTCGACGAGGGTGCAACGGTCGTCATCGTCTCAGCGAGCATTGAGGACTGGGTGCGCGAGTTCTTTCCCCAACACCCCGACCTGCATGTGATAGGGACGCAAATTGAGGTGGTCAATAATGAGTTGACAGGAAAATTCTCCACCCCCAACTGCTACGGCGAAGAGAAGGTCAGACGTTTGTGCGAACATTTTCCTGACCGCACAAACTATCACCTCGTGGCGTTCGGCGACAGCCGGGGCGACCGCGAACTGCTGGCGTTTGCTGATGAAGGCTACCTCTTGAAAGACTGA
- a CDS encoding DUF6080 domain-containing protein, producing MKRFLKLFRLEREERLPALVMLLFFVALTTVFVVHYYPYFSEFSYKGGNPFFRHFRVSGYDSFLYIITSRWSTFHTIVFRHPLLVFMLFPLHVLNHWLYLGTGLNCVQFVIAVPLLFSALYAFIFLLRIFRHVLEMGLWESRLLAAMTFSFAHIMLAVFVPDHFILSMFLLTLTLYVAGMRMKNKAAFSAGEAFWLTLLTGGVTLTNGVKTILASLFVNGRGVFKVRFLLIGVVLPFVLLTAISNLTYEHITRHEEVARSEQKARRDSLLRAKYPERKVVKKGPRKRVAEPISEQGFLKWSDMTTPRLKSIWHNQFGESIQLHEKDLLVDSQFGRELFAPYSNVWNHIVEILLILLFLAGIWCGRKSRFLWLCLAWVVFDMTMHLGFGFALREIYLMTAHWAFVIPIAIAFLLKGSSRWRKPLAALTGGLTLFLYIYNVSLIMSYFVS from the coding sequence ATGAAACGGTTTCTGAAACTTTTCCGCCTGGAGCGGGAAGAGCGTCTTCCGGCTTTGGTCATGTTGCTTTTCTTCGTGGCATTGACAACCGTGTTTGTCGTTCATTATTATCCGTATTTCAGCGAATTCAGTTATAAAGGAGGGAATCCGTTCTTCCGCCACTTCCGTGTGTCGGGCTACGACTCATTCCTTTACATCATCACCAGCCGCTGGAGCACATTCCACACCATCGTTTTCCGCCATCCGCTGCTGGTGTTCATGCTCTTCCCCCTCCATGTGCTGAACCACTGGCTGTATCTCGGGACGGGATTGAACTGCGTGCAGTTTGTGATAGCCGTTCCGTTGCTGTTTTCGGCACTTTATGCGTTCATCTTCCTGCTGCGGATTTTCCGTCATGTCCTTGAGATGGGCTTGTGGGAAAGTCGTCTGCTTGCGGCAATGACGTTCTCTTTCGCCCACATCATGCTTGCCGTCTTTGTTCCCGACCATTTCATTCTCTCCATGTTCCTGCTCACCCTGACCCTCTATGTGGCAGGCATGCGGATGAAAAACAAGGCGGCGTTCTCTGCCGGAGAAGCGTTCTGGCTCACATTGCTCACGGGCGGTGTCACGTTGACAAACGGCGTGAAGACCATTCTCGCATCGCTGTTTGTGAATGGGCGTGGCGTGTTCAAGGTGCGCTTCCTCCTGATAGGCGTTGTGTTGCCGTTTGTGTTGCTGACAGCCATCAGCAATCTCACGTATGAACATATCACCCGGCATGAGGAAGTGGCTCGCAGCGAGCAGAAAGCGCGGCGCGACTCGTTGCTCAGAGCCAAGTATCCTGAGCGGAAAGTGGTGAAGAAAGGGCCTCGCAAGCGCGTTGCCGAGCCAATCAGCGAGCAGGGGTTCCTGAAATGGTCGGATATGACCACGCCGCGCTTGAAAAGTATCTGGCACAACCAGTTCGGCGAATCGATACAGCTGCATGAGAAAGACCTGCTCGTCGATTCACAATTCGGCCGCGAACTTTTCGCGCCATACAGTAATGTCTGGAATCATATCGTCGAGATACTTCTCATCCTGCTCTTCCTTGCCGGAATCTGGTGCGGTCGGAAGAGCCGTTTCCTGTGGTTATGCCTTGCGTGGGTGGTGTTCGACATGACGATGCACCTCGGTTTCGGCTTCGCCCTGCGCGAAATCTATCTCATGACAGCCCATTGGGCATTTGTCATACCCATTGCTATCGCGTTTTTGCTCAAGGGCAGCAGTCGGTGGAGAAAGCCGCTGGCGGCACTCACCGGCGGTTTGACGTTGTTCCTATATATATATAATGTGTCGTTGATAATGTCCTATTTTGTGAGTTGA
- a CDS encoding YicC/YloC family endoribonuclease, with protein sequence MIQSMTGYGKAVVAYKEKKIHVEIKSLNSKALDLFTRVASPYREKEIEIRQMLAQAVVRGKVDFMIWIERDAAAEIAPINGAAVEHYYKEIKAVAEKTGIPEPADWFQILLRLPDVTVKNELETLEAEEWDTVKQAVAEAVSQLNDFRNQEGEALKKTFEEKIDNIQHLLESIEPYEQSRVEKIRSRITEGLRQIPEAEYDKNRLEQELIYYIEKLDISEEKQRLKNHLDYFRQTLNEPTSQGKKLGFIAQEMGREINTTGSKSNQAEMQNIVVKMKDELEQIKEQILNVL encoded by the coding sequence ATGATTCAGTCAATGACAGGCTACGGAAAGGCAGTCGTAGCCTACAAGGAGAAAAAGATACATGTGGAGATTAAGTCGCTGAATAGTAAGGCGTTGGATCTTTTCACACGCGTGGCTTCTCCTTATCGTGAGAAGGAAATAGAAATCCGCCAGATGCTTGCACAGGCGGTGGTGCGTGGAAAAGTCGATTTCATGATATGGATAGAGCGAGATGCAGCAGCGGAGATTGCCCCCATCAACGGTGCTGCTGTTGAGCACTATTACAAAGAAATCAAGGCAGTTGCTGAAAAGACAGGCATTCCAGAACCGGCAGACTGGTTCCAAATCCTGCTCAGACTGCCCGACGTGACCGTCAAAAATGAGTTGGAAACACTTGAGGCAGAGGAGTGGGACACGGTGAAACAAGCTGTCGCGGAGGCAGTCAGCCAGTTGAATGATTTCCGCAACCAAGAAGGGGAAGCATTGAAAAAGACTTTCGAAGAAAAAATCGACAACATCCAGCATCTGCTCGAAAGTATTGAGCCTTACGAGCAGTCGCGCGTTGAGAAGATACGTTCGAGAATCACAGAAGGACTGCGCCAGATACCGGAAGCAGAATACGATAAAAACCGGCTTGAGCAGGAACTCATCTATTATATCGAGAAACTGGATATCAGTGAGGAAAAACAGCGGCTGAAAAACCATCTCGATTATTTCCGGCAGACACTCAACGAGCCGACGAGTCAAGGAAAGAAACTCGGATTCATCGCACAGGAAATGGGGCGCGAAATCAATACGACCGGCTCGAAAAGCAACCAGGCGGAGATGCAGAATATCGTCGTCAAGATGAAAGACGAGCTCGAACAGATTAAAGAACAGATACTCAACGTTTTGTAG
- the tsaB gene encoding tRNA (adenosine(37)-N6)-threonylcarbamoyltransferase complex dimerization subunit type 1 TsaB, whose product MSNILSIETSTNCCSVAVSSEGACLFDRRDAAGPNHAVVLGRFVDEALAFADSQGMPLDAVAVSCGPGSYTGLRIGVSMAKGICYGRGLKLIGIPTLELLCVPILLTHDEMDENARLCPMLDARRMEVYAAVYDRALHPVREVQADIVDADTYREFLDEGPVYFFGNGAGKCMEVINHPNAHHIADIEPSAKWMFPLAERKIKEERFEDIAYFVPFYLKDFVAKLPKKLI is encoded by the coding sequence ATGTCGAACATATTGAGCATAGAAACGAGTACGAATTGCTGTTCGGTGGCTGTCAGTTCGGAGGGCGCTTGCCTCTTCGACCGACGGGATGCTGCCGGTCCAAACCATGCTGTTGTGTTGGGGCGTTTTGTTGACGAGGCGCTGGCGTTTGCCGATTCACAGGGTATGCCTCTTGATGCGGTAGCTGTAAGTTGTGGTCCGGGCTCTTATACGGGCTTGCGCATCGGTGTCTCGATGGCGAAAGGCATCTGCTATGGGCGCGGTTTGAAACTGATTGGTATCCCGACACTTGAATTGTTGTGTGTGCCTATTTTGCTCACCCATGATGAAATGGACGAAAACGCCCGGTTGTGTCCGATGCTCGATGCCCGTCGCATGGAGGTGTATGCCGCTGTGTATGACCGTGCACTGCATCCGGTGCGCGAGGTACAGGCAGACATAGTGGATGCCGATACCTATCGTGAGTTCTTGGACGAGGGACCGGTCTATTTCTTCGGTAATGGTGCCGGAAAATGTATGGAAGTCATCAATCATCCGAATGCTCATCATATTGCCGACATCGAGCCGTCGGCTAAATGGATGTTTCCGCTTGCGGAACGGAAAATCAAGGAGGAGCGGTTTGAGGATATCGCCTATTTCGTGCCGTTCTATCTGAAGGATTTTGTGGCTAAGTTGCCTAAGAAATTGATTTGA